The sequence gagagggagggagaccccataccacagagagagagagtcagccccttcaggacaaagagggagaccccgtaccccagagagagagagagtcagccccttcaggagggggagggagaccctgtaccccagtgagagagagagagagagtcagccccttcaggagagggagggagaccccgtaccccagtgagagagggtcagccccttcaggagagggagggagaccccgtaccccagagagagagagagtcagccccttcaggagaggagggggaccctgtgccccagtgagagagggtcagccccttcaggagagggagggggaccccgtaccccagtgagagagggtcagccccttcaggagagggagggggaccccgtaccacagagagagagggtcagccccttcaggagggggagggagaccctgtaccccagtgagagagagtcagccccttcaggagggggagggagaccctgtaccccagtgagagagggtcagccccttcaggagagggagggagaccccgtaccccagagagagagagagagagtcagccccttcaggagggggagggggaccccgtaccccagagagagagagtcagccccttcaggagggggagggagaccccgtaccccagagagagagagtcagccccttcaggagggggagggagaccccgtaccccagagagagagggtccgcCCCTTCAGTACGGGGAGGGAGACCCcataccccagagagagagagtcagccccttcaggagggggagggagaccctgtaccccagtgagagagggtcagccccttcaggagagggagggagaccctgtaccccagtgagagagagtcagccccttcaggagggggagggagaccccgtaccccagtgagagagagagagggtccgccccttcaggagggggagggagaccccgtaccccagagagagagagtcagccccttcaggagggggagggagaccccgtaccccagagagagagggtccgcCCCTTCAGTACGGGGAGGGAGACCCcataccccagagagagagagagagtcagccccttcaggagggggagggagaccccgtaccccagtgagagagggtcagccccttcaggagagggagggagaccctgtaccccagtgagagagagtcagccccttcaggagggggagggagaccccgtaccccagtgagagagagagagggtccgccccttcaggagggggagggagaccccgtaccccagtgagagagagtcagccccttcaggagagggagggggaccccgtaccccagtgagagagagtcagccccttcaggagggggagggagaccccgtaccccagtgagagagggtCCGCCCCTTCAGGACCCTGCTTGATTCCCACCTGTTCAGTGTTGTCCTCCCTGTGAGCGATTGGCTGCGCCTACCTCTGAGGGATGTTTTGGGTTGAGTTTGAGATCTCTGCATTGCAGAGAGTGAATATCCCAGAGGCCTGACAGTGTGTGACTGTCTCCCCAGTAACCGCTGCTGTTTGTGATATCGTTCAGCTGCAAGGCTCGCTCTCGCCCAGAGAGGCACAATTCTGATAAATCCCATCAGAGATGTGGGAGGAGAGCATTGGCTCTGTATCGTTGAGGTGACTGCAATAGAACGCAGTACTGTAGCTGCACACAAGATGGCAGTCTGTCCCCATGCACTGCTCCTCCTGTGCATGGGACTCGGTGTGTGCATCATTCACTCCATGAGCAGAGACCATTCAGCCAGTCCATGGCCAAGACTAGCTCACTCCAACCTAGTTTTTACTGACACCCCCGATTCACATTTGTGCGACTtccactgagggagtgccgcactgtcggagggtcagtgctgagggagtgggcactgtcggagggtcagtgctgagggagtgccgcactgtcggagggtcagtgctgagggagtgccgcactgtcagagggtcagtgctgagggagtgccgcactgtcggagggtcagtgctgagggagtgccgcactgtcggagggtcagtgctgagggagtgccgcactgtcagagggtcagtgctgagggagtgcagcactgtcggagggtcagtgctgagggagtgcagcactgtcggagggtcagtgctgagggagtgccgcactgtcggagggtcagtgctgagggagtgggcactgtcggagggtcagtgctgagggagtgggcactgtcagagggtcagtgctgagggagtgcagcactgtcagagggtcagtgctgagggagtgcagcactgtcggagggtcagtgctgagggagtgcagcactgtcggagggtcagtgctgagggagtgcagcactgtcggagggtcagtgctgagggagtgccgcactgtcggagggtcagtgctgagggagtgccgcactgtcggagggtcagtgctgagggagtgggcactgtcggagggtcagtgctgagggagtgccgcactgtcggagggtcagtgctgagggagtgggcactgtcggagggtcagtgctgagggagtgccgcactgtcggagggtcagcgctgagggagtgggcactgtcggagggtcagcgctgagggtgtgggcactgtcggagggtccgtgctgagggagtgggcactgtcggagggtcagtgctgagggagtgggccctgtcggagggtcagcgctgagggagtgccgcactgtcggagggtcagtgctgagggagtgccgcactgtcggagggtcagtgctgagggtgtgccgcactgtcagagggtcagtgctgggggagtgggcactgtcggagggtcagtgctgacggagtgggcactgtcggagggtcagtgctgacggagtgggcactgtcggagggtcagtgctgacggagcgccgcactgtcggagggtcagtgctgagggagcgccgcactgtcggagggtcagtgctgagggtgtcccgcactgtcagagggtcagtgctgagggagcactgcactgtcggagggtcagtgctgggggagtgggcactgtcggagggtcagtgctgagggagtgccacactgtcggagggtcaatgctgagggcgtgggcactgtcggagggtcagtgctgagggagtgggcactgttggagggtcagtgctgagggagtgggcactgtcggagggtcaatgttgaGGGCGTGGGCACTCTCTTAGGCTCCTGGTCGCTGTGCAGTAACTGCTCTCAGTCCAGCTGCTGATccgatgggagtgaatgggaaggagaTTGCCTTGACTGAAATGTTGGAGACGCATTGTCCACATTTGATGATTCGTGTTACAATGGCATCAGGCAGAATGGACTcattggctgagaagattatttTGTGTTGTTTATTTACATGATTTGCAGttacaaattttttttaaatttctgaatcatttatatacaacaggtaaaataaaaaaaTTACTCTGCATTATGAAACCTACAAGCTATGTACACAAATTCAAAATTAAAAATGTGTGCACGAGAGGGTTAAGGGGCAGACAACACTCTGGTAACTGAACGTGCGCACACTGAGTCTACCTGGGTCAGGTTAACCTGGTCTGGGCACAGACACTGAGCTACCTGAAGCACTTATTCAAGGTGTCAGTGGCTGCCCTGTGGTTCATctgcccttccctccctccctccagcagCAGCCCCCCAGCCTCCTGCTCCCCAGTTTCAGGGTCATTGGAGGGCCCACTCCAAACTGGAACAGGTTTCCTCTCCTGCTGCTGTCTCTCCAGTGGCTCAGCTCCGATCTGGGAGTCAGAGTCAGCATCAGGTCCTTTGGATCTGGTAATGTCactgtgggtgtgagtgagcctTGTCTGAACACAGACCACGTCGCAGCTTGGTGCTTTTGGCCCGTGAAAGATTCAGTCAGGTATCTGCCCAAGTTATTCTAGCCCATCGACTCCGCGGTCAGTGCTACTCACTGTCTGCACTCTCAAATCTTCAGGTTCaaatacactgaaacacacacagactctcacacactgactgtcaaacacagacacatacacacaggttctcacacagtgacagtgtcaaacagacacacacgcatacactaaCATACACACAGGCTCTCACACACTGACAGTGTCTGTTCAACActgttagtgtgtgtctgtgtttgacagTCCCTGTGTGAGAGCCTGTgtgtcaaacacagacacacgcacacactaacacacacaggtacgcacacactgactgtgtcaaacacagacacacacaggctctcacacactgacagtgtcagacacaggcacacacactaatacacagaCATGCACTGACACAAACGCACACTAAGACACACCCTTGCATatgacacaaacacatgcacatatCCATATgctaacacacatgcacacacagaatcAGACACACACATGCTGGCACATGCAGACGGACACTGACAAACGCATATGCTCAGTCACAGACATGTGCAGATACACACCCAGAGTCACTTATGTATTGACAAACACCTACACCGAGATACATACTGATGAGAGACACTCTGGTGCATACGAACATATTTTacagagatacatacacaggcacggacacacatacatgcatataGATGGTGATATACCGTCAGCAATAGAACGtcagatgcacacacacgcagatatagacacagacacatgtaTAAACCATACCGTTATGCAAAGAGTGACACAAAATTTGGTATAGACATGTttatgcacacagacacccacatcgAAACACAACTAGATCTGCAGATATACCGACACAGCGAGACACATTGCAAATACATGCAGTTACAGATATGttgacacatacagacacacccattgatagacagagctacctaaacacccacacagatatacacacacagagatatacacaAAGATACACAGATAATCAGACACACGTGTATACTCACATACTGGCAGAGATTCCAACACATTTTAATACATCCACAGGCACTCACACTGATATATACAAAGTTGGATAGATTTATGAACACACACGAACAGCTATACACACACATCGAGAGACATGTGCAAATATATTCTttatcacaaacacacacattcagataGTGCATAGatagatatgcacacacaatcattcatACAGAAATCCATACAGCTTCATACTGGTGaacatatacatatacataaaCACAGATGCATTCACACAGAGATGCAAACAAAGATGAACAAACAAACAAATGCATATATACAGGCAGAGGTACACATGCATACAGACGGACATACAGAGATGGGCACACTCAAGAGGTAGACagacgtacacatacacacacagagacatatatacACTGGAGAAAGACACAGACGTTTTGACAActcgtacacatacacacagacttgTATGCACACACAGACCCATAAATACACACATGCACTTGTACACACACATACCAGTACACACACATACCAGTACACACGCAGACTtgtacacacatacagacccataaacacagacacgcacacacaagacttgtagacatacacacacagaattgTATAcatacgctctcacacacacaaggttCGAGTGTTTTCAGTGATTGCACTTTCTTTATGAACTGGGAGGCATCAGGAAGACCTTGGGCAGTGACAAGAACAGTGGATCAGTTTGGTCTGACGGCCCCAGCCTAACTCTGCTGCCTGTGCCCAGCCAGCTCCCTGACACCTACACACAGTTTAGCCTGTAAATGAGTAACAtggtgagggtgggagagaaagctAGTGCAACACAGGAGATGTATCTAATCAGCATTCCGCTAGCTTTCTTTGATGATGAGGGTGTGTTCAGCTTGTTAATGACTGCTATCCAgtttcaccccctcccccagagtggGGACTGTCTCCCCCCTTCTTCCCTCCCACCCTTTCAGATGGACTGAGTGGTGCTGGGAGGAGTGGGGTTCAGGGGGTGCCCTCTGTGCTGGTTTGTTGGGTTTGACCCTCTGTGTCCAGTGAAGTGAGCCGCGAGGGTtttggttggggggtgggggggggggggggagggagggaatctCACAGTCCAGTGTCTGTAGCCCaacacctacacccccctcccccgacACCCACTGTGTGAGTAACCGTCAGAGGGACTAACACTGTCGGACAAAACAATCCTGAGTTTAATTTCCTATTGACTGCTCGGAGAGATAATGCTGATGTTTGGATCCTGCATTGTTTGAGGCTGGAATGAATGAAGTTTaaaagcagacacacacacacacggatttcAGCAAGGACAGTCTCTCCctgctcagtgctctgactgattggTCACGCAAACTGCTCTGGGCACCAGCCCCTCTCCAGcagctctctctgttctccctgtgAGGTGCCAGATACTCTTGACACCCCATTTTCTCATCAGTGTCAGGGGATCCTCCCTGGAGCACATTCCCTCCAattccctctctcctcttctcttccATCACCTCCTTCCCGCTTCCAGCCATCCTCCTTTTCTCagtctttctccctttctttctctccctctcctatGCTCATCCTTTCCTCCtcctcctatctctctccctatctccactccttttttctctctctctctttcccttccatCTTCAatccctcctttctctgtccgccctctccctcccaccttccctcgGTTGTTCCAATTTGAGGAGAGCTCTGTCCTCAGTGCACGAAGTCAGGTACAGGGCCCATTTGTAGGATCAGTCATGGGGAGTGGGGAGGAGGCTGATCCGAGACTCCCTCATATAATCTGATTGCACATTGACTAGAGGCGGGCCTCGGTCCAAAACCATGCTCCCTTCCCCGTGGGGGAGTGTGTTCCCtctggggagagtgtgttcccttTGGGAGGGTGTGTTCCCTCTGGGAGGGTGTGTTCCCTTCCCCATGGTAGAGTGTGTTCCCTTCCCcatgggagagtgtgttccctCTGGGAGGGTGTGTTCCCTTCGCcatgggagagtgtgttcccttccccatgggagagtgtgttccctCTGGGAGAGTGTGTTCCCTTCCCCGTGGGAGAGTGTATTCCCtctggggagagtgtgttcccttCCCCgtgggagagtgtgttccctctggggagagtgtgttcccttCCCCgtgggagagtgtgttccctctgtgagagtgtgttccctctggggagagtgtgttccctctggggacagtgtgttccctctgggagggtgtgttccctctgggagggagtgtgttccctctggggagagtgtgttcccactGGGAGAGTGTGTTCCCTCTGGGGAGGGTGTGTTCCCtctggggagagtgtgttccctcTGGGAGGGTGTGTTCCCtctggggagagtgtgttccctctgtgagagtgtgttccctctggggagagtgtgttccctctggggacagtgtgttccctctgggagggtgtgttccctctgggagggagtgtgttccctctggggagagtgtgttcccactGGGAGAGTGTGTTCCCTCTGGGGAGGGTGTGTTCCCtctggggagagtgtgttccctcTGGGAGGGTGTGTTCCCtctggggagagtgtgttcccactGGGAGAGTGTGTTCCCTCTGGGGAGGGTGTGTTCCCTCTGGGGAGGGTGTGTTCTCTCTGGGAGGGTGTGTTCCCTCTGGGGAGGGTGTGTTCCCTCTGGGGAGGGTGTGTTCTCtctggggagagtgtgttccctcTGGGGAGGGTGTGTTCCCTCTGGGGAGGATGTGTTCTCtctggggagagtgtgttcccttCCCCgtgggagagtgtgttccctCTGGGGAGGGTGTGTTCCCTCTGGGGAGGGTGTGTTCCCTCTGGGGAGGGTGTGTTCTCtctggggagagtgtgttccctcTGGGGAGGGTGTGTTCCCTCTGGGGAGGGTGTGTTCTCtctggggagagtgtgttccctctgggagggtgtgttccctctgtgagagtgtgttccctctggggagagtgtgttccctctggggacagtgtgttccctctgggagggtgtgttccctctgggagggagtgtgttccctctggggagagtgtgttcccactGGGAGAGTGTGTTCCCTCTGGGGAGGGTGTGTTCCCtctggggagagtgtgttccctcTGGGAGGGTGTGTTCCCTCTGGGGAGAGTGTGTTCTCtctggggagagtgtgttccctcTGGGGAGGGTGTGTTCCCtctggggagagtgtgttccctcTGGGGAGGGTGTGTTCCCTCTGGGGAGGGTGTGTTCCCTCTGGGGAGGGTGTGTTCTCtctggggagagtgtgttccctcTGGGGAGGGTGTGTTCCCTCTGGGGAGGATGTGTTCTCTCTGGGGAGGGTGTGTTCCCTCTGGGGAGGGTGTGTTCCCTCTGGGGAGGGTGTGTTCCCtctggggagagtgtgttccctctggggagagtgtgttccctctggggagagtgtgttccctcTGGGGAGGGTGTGTTCTCTCTGGGGAGAGTTTGTTCTCtctggggagagtgtgttccctctggggagagtgtgttcctccTTTCCTGGAAGTGTTCCCTCTAGAAGGCTATGTTGCCTCCTCTCTGGGGGTTTTGAAGGGGGTGCACAAGAAGGGTATCACTCCCAATTTCCACCCCACCCAACCCTGGTGAGGGCAGTGTCTGTGCTGGGGGAGCCAGGGTGGGTGTTAGTTGCTGGGGGGGCTACTGAGGGCCCTGAGCAGCACCCCCTCCCCAGGGGAACGGGTTAGGAGCCTGGTCACTACATGTTGGAGGGGAGCCGGGGTCTCTCTGAGTCCGGGGCCGAGCTGGAGGTGACTGAGCTCCTGCGGCCGGGTGAAGGGTCTTTGGGCAATGGTCTGAGGGGGGGAAGCAGCGGCCCAGCTGATAGGGAGGAAGAAGAGAGCCTGGGGCCGGCTGCAGCCGAGTCCCGGGAGGATCGAGCTGGGGCTGGGCCAGGCCTGGCCGGTAAGACGGGCTGGGAAGCAGAGAGGAGCCGGGCGTCCTGGGTCAGACGGCCGAGGGGAACGCTCTGGCCGCTGCGGGGAGGATGGGGCCCACCGGGAAGGGCCTGGTGACCGGGAAGCGAAGCCCGGGAGCCTGTCACCTCGGGTGGACTGTAGTGGAAAGTCTTCCCGGAAAGAGGGCTCCCTGCCGGGCTCGAACCCCGACGGTTCCCTGCTACCCCCCGCTGGAAAGCCGAGACCGAGCGAGGCACTGTCCTGAGGCCTAAGCTGCGGGCTCCAGCCTGCTCCCCGACCTGGGGCCTAGTCCCCCCAGGAGCCTGGGGCCCGGTTAGTGGGGGAGCTCCCTGCCCCGGGGTAGGCTGAGGGACCAGGGGGGAGCCGGCCCCGGGAGTGTGGGCCgccgaggaggtggtggaggagggaggggaggccATGCCCTGGAGGTGGGAGGCACGCAGCTGCTGTTGCCGGGTGAGGCCGGACTCTGGGCCCAGCCCCAGGGGCGAGGAGGCTGCAGGTGGCAGGAAGATGGCAGTCGGCATGTGGCGGGGGGTCAGGGCGATAGCTACCGAGGTGGTGGCAGCCGCTGTCTGGAGGGGAGCATGAACCAGCGGCGCCCAGATGACAGGTTTCGGCCGCTCAGCCCTCACTGCTGCTAGCCTCTGCTCCTGGATGCTGTGGGCCGTCTCTCGGTCATGCCTCACGATCTGCTGGATGATCTCGTTGTCCCGGTGGTTCAGTGAACCTGAGTTGGAGCCATCCTTCCCCTTCCTCAGCAGGACCGAGTTCTTCTTGCCTGAGAGAACAAAAATACAAGGCGTTGGAatggggatgaatggcctcctgctgttcctgtgggacaggctggagaagtggctgaatggcctcctgctgttcccgtGGGACAtgctggagaaggggctgaatggcctcctgctgttcccgtGGGACatgctggagaagtggctgaatggcctcctgctgttcccgtgggacaggctggagaaggggctgaatggcctcctgctgttcccgtgggacaggctggagaaggggctgaatggcctcctgctgttcctgtgggacaggctggaggagctgaatggcctcctgctgttcctgtgggccaggctggagagggtggggctgaatgacctcctgctgttcctgtgggacaggctggagaaggggctgaatgacctcctgctgttcctgtgggacaggctggagaaggggctgaatggcctcctgctgttcctgtgggacaggctggagaaggggctgaatgacctcctgctgttcctgtgggacaggctggagaaggggctgaatggcctcctgctgttcctcattCCCTTGTGAGGTATTTGAGGTCAGGGAGTAAGCCAGGTCACTGACACTGggccagcagagagtcagagagaggggaacaccccctccccccaacttatcGCCCCTCCGtccctcaccctctttctctctctctctcccctcatctccccttccccacacactcaccctccgtccctcacccctccctccctgcctctctcccaccctccctccttctctctctccatccctttctccctccctcttactctccctccttccctcgtcCCTCcgctctcccttcctccctctttcccttcctttcctctctctctccccatccctctcttcctccctttcccactccctccctccttccctctctccttcccttgctccgtccccctccctctctccttccctctctccctcactccctccccgcTCCCTTCCTCTTACCCACacgctccctcactctctcccttccctctcccctccctccttctctccatctctccctcccctccctttctccctctccatcccttctctccctctctcccttccctctccccctccctccttctctccatctctccctcccctccctttctccctctccatcccttctctcctctctcccttccctctcccctccctccttctctccatctctccctcccctccctttctccctctccatcccttctctccctctctcccttccctctccccctccctccttctctccatctctccctcccctccctttctccctctccatcccttctctccctctctcccttccctctcccctccctccttctctccatctctccctcccctccctttctccctctccatcccttctctccctctctcccttccctctcccctccctccttctctccatctctccctcccctccctttctccctctccatcccttctctccctctctcccttccctctccccctccctccttctctccatctctccctcccctccctttctccctctccatcccttctctccctctctccctcccccctcactgtctatcccccttccccatccctctcttacccctctccatcccttctctccctctctccccccacccctcactgtctacccccttccccatccctctcttacccctctccatccctctctccctctctccctccccccctcactgtctatcccccttccccatccctctcttacccctctccatcccttctctccctctctcccccccctcactgtctatcccccttccccatccctctcttacccctctccatccctctctccctccccccctgtctatcccccttccccatccctctcttacccctctccatcccttctctccctctctccctctctccccccctcactgtctattccccttccccatccctctcttacccctctccatccctctctccctctctccctccccccctcactgtctatcccccttccccatccctctcttacccctctccatcccttctctccctctctcccccccctcactgtctatcccccttccccatccctctcttacccctctccatccctctctccctccccccctgtctatcccccttccccatccctctcttacccctctccatcccttctctccctctctcccccccctcactgtctattccccttccccatccctctcttacccctctccatccctctctccctccccccctcactgtctatcccccttccccatccctctcttacccctctccatccctctctccctctctccctccccccctgtctatcccccttccccatccctctcttacccctctccatcccttctctccctctctccctctctcccccccctcactgtctatcccccttccccatccctctcttacccctctccatccctctctccctctctccctccccccctcactgtctatcccccttccccatccctctcttacccctctccatccctctctccctctctccctccccccctcactgtctacccccttccccatccctctcttacccctctccatccctctctccctctctccctccccccctcactgtctatcccccttccccatccctctcttacccctctccatccctctctccctctctccctccccccctgtctatcccccttccccatccctctcttacccctctccatcccttctctccctctctcccccccctcactgtctatcccccttccccatccctctcttacccctctccatccctctctccctctctccctccccccctcactgtctacccccttccccatccctctcttacccctctccatccctctctccctctctccctccccccctcactgtctacccccttccccatccctctcttacccctctccatccctctctccctccccccctcactgtctatcccccttccccatccctctcttacccctctccatccctctctccctctctccctcccccctcactgtctatcccccttccccatccctctcttacccctctccatccctctctccctcccc is a genomic window of Chiloscyllium punctatum isolate Juve2018m unplaced genomic scaffold, sChiPun1.3 scaffold_771, whole genome shotgun sequence containing:
- the LOC140473897 gene encoding potassium/sodium hyperpolarization-activated cyclic nucleotide-gated channel 3-like is translated as ICLLTRGRRTASVRADTYCRLYSLSVDHFNEVLEEYPMMRRAFETVAMDRLNRIGKKNSVLLRKGKDGSNSGSLNHRDNEIIQQIVRHDRETAHSIQEQRLAAVRAERPKPVIWAPLVHAPLQTAAATTSVAIALTPRHMPTAIFLPPAASSPLGLGPESGLTRQQQLRASHLQGMASPPSSTTSSAAHTPGAGSPLVPQPTPGQGAPPLTGPQAPGGTRPQVGEQAGARSLGLRTVPRSVSAFQRGVAGNRRGSSPAGSPLSGKTFHYSPPEVTGSRASLPGHQALPGGPHPPRSGQSVPLGRLTQDARLLSASQPVLPARPGPAPARSSRDSAAAGPRLSSSSLSAGPLLPPLRPLPKDPSPGRRSSVTSSSAPDSERPRLPSNM